One segment of Carya illinoinensis cultivar Pawnee chromosome 1, C.illinoinensisPawnee_v1, whole genome shotgun sequence DNA contains the following:
- the LOC122287225 gene encoding uncharacterized protein LOC122287225 produces the protein MDKCWMHLPNSLRSPAYAEGVNTFLNLARNHSGGSDRIRCPCRSCCNTLFLPIFDVETHLFMKGINLNYTQWIFHGEEETRTFNDDDDDSVADYADDCIDDMDHMLDDIRAGTFVDVPQDHSNPLPTGGSIPDPFPSSSSEQLLEDARRPLFIGCTKFTKLSFIVKLLHIKILGGWSIKLFDMLLNLLRTAFPDSELPHSYEQSKSLERGLGMNYHKIHACPNDCILFWKENANLNECPTCKASRWVPNRHRARLIPQKVLRHFPLKPRLQRLFMTTNIARDMRWHKEERPIDESSMRHPADAESWKRFDEDHSWFAKDARNVRLGLASDGFNPFNNMAKLYSI, from the coding sequence aTGGACAAATGCTGGATGCACTTGCCCAATAGTCTTCGATCACCTGCATATGCCGAGGGGGTTAACACTTTCCTCAACCTGGCACGAAACCATTCCGGAGGAAGTGATCGCATTCGATGTCCATGTCGTTCATGCTGTAACACTCTCTTCTTGCCTATATTTGATGTGGAGACTCACTTGTTCATGAAAGGGATCAATCTAAATTATACCCAGTGGatctttcatggggaggaggaaacacGAACTTTCAATGACGACGACGATGATAGTGTTGCTGATTATGCCGATGACTGCATTGATGACATGGACCATATGTTAGATGACATTCGGGCAGGTACATTTGTTGATGTTCCCCAAGATCATAGTAATCCATTGCCAACTGGTGGATCAATACCAGATCCCTTTCCAAGTTCATCTTCTGAGCAGCTACTAGAGGATGCCCGACGTCCACTTTTTATTGGTTGTACAAAATTCACAAAACTGTCATTCATTGTGAAGTTATTACACATTAAGATACTTGGTGGGTGGTCAATAAAGTTGTTTGATATGCTACTTAACTTGTTGCGGACAGCCTTTCCTGATTCTGAATTGCCACATTCATATGAGcaatcaaagtcattggagcGGGGTTTGGGTATGAATTAtcacaaaattcatgcatgtccCAATGATTGCAtcttattttggaaggaaaatgctaatcttAATGAATGTCCTACATGTAAGGCTTCAAGGTGGGTGCCTAATAGACACAGGGCTCGTCTTATCCCTCAAAAAGTGTTGaggcattttcctttgaagccaagATTGCAACGTCTTTTCATGACTACAAATATAGCCCgtgatatgagatggcataaagaggaACGGCCAATTGATGAGTCTAGTATGAGACATCCTGCAGACGCAGAGTCCTGGAAGAGATTTGATGAGGACCATAGTTGGTTCGCAAAGGATGctcgcaatgttaggcttggcCTGGCAAGTGACGGCTTCAATCCCTTCAACAATATGGCTAAACTGTATAGCATTTAG